The DNA region TTATGGGGGACGTTGTTCATGCTCTTGATGACCGGGGTTGGGAACCGCATTTCGACGGGGACTCCTTCCCCGCCCTCTACACTAATTTCGGGGGTCTGAGTGTCTCACGCTATGTTGGCACAGAGGGCTTCCCCGAGGCTCCGCCGTCAGTTACCACGCCGACGAGATCAAGCTCATTGATCGCGCAATAGGCGGCGATCTTCGCGGCTTGGGCTTCCAGGCTCACGCCCTCGGCGGCTTGCTCCACGGTGGACACCCGAACGTAGCCGAAAGCCTTCATCTTCTTCTCGCTCCCGTACAGGAGCTATACCCGGTGTCTTGTTTTTTGCGTCGCGTTTTTCAAGAATCGGAGTGTTAGGGTCGACTCGGCGGCTAGGGACCGGCGCTTCCCCCACCGCCCGCCTGCGCCTGGTTCTGCCCCCTGGCGGTCCGTCGTTCCTCCACAAACAGACGGTTCTGCACCCAGGCCCCGTACCGGTGAAGCCAGTTATCGAGCGGCTCGTCGTTCGCATACTTGCCGAAAAAGTACACGATGCCGACGATCTCCCCGAGCGCTTGGGCGACCCTGGCCTCGTCCTTCATGAATTTGTGGTTCAGGCGGCGCACGAACCAGCCCCGCTCCGTGAGGACCTTGTCCCGCTCTATGTCCCGGAGCGGACGAGTTCCTTCCTTATGGGAGGGATCGTCAACTTCGACGACGACGGTGCCGAAGGCCAGGCGGGGTAGAAGGGCACGGGACCTTGCAGGAGTCTAGGCCAAGCTCCTCCGCCACTAGCGGGGGAGGCGTAGGTCTGCCTCCAATTCCCGCTGCGCCAAGCATACTGGCCGATTCGCTTGAGCACCTGTCGGTCGACGCCTGCTGGCTGTTGTTTCCCCGGCGTTTCCCCGAGCAAAATTAAGGAGCGGATCAGATGGCCCTCTGTTCCGCTCCTTAACTTGGCTCCGGCAACTGGACTCGAACCAGTGACCCGCTGATTAACAGTCAGTTTCGAGGAGGTTCCCGCTGATTCCGCTCGATGCCGCAACAGCCCAATAGCGCGGAATAGCTCGAATCTTCCATTCTAGTCAAAGGCTCAAGGTGCCCCTGACTTCCGCTCCATCCTTCGACCAAACTTTGACCGATGCCATGGATAATCCCAGTAATCACGCCACTTTCTCTTGATCTTCCTTTGACCGACGCATGCTATCATGCGACCCATGAAGGAGAAGATGAACTTCACCAAGGTCGCCATCGCGGCCCTGCCGCCTGCCAAGCCCGGCAAGCGGGCCTGGTACCGGGACGAGAAGGTCCGCGGGCTTTACCTCATGGTCACCGACAAGGGGGCCAAGTCGTTCTACGGCGTGCGATGGATCGCCGGCCAGAACAAGACCGAGCAGATGAAACTCGGTCCCTTCCCGGACTTGACCGTCGAGATGGCCCGCAAGGCGGCCGAGGACTGCAACACCCGCATCGCCAAGGGCGAGAATCCGGCGGCCGAGAAGCGGGACCTCAAGGCCGACCCCACGTTCGGCGAGCTGTTCGACTGGTGGCTGGAGCGGCATGTAAAGCCCCGGCGCGGCGATCGGTACCTGGGAGAGCTCCAGCGGCAGCGGAAGGGCCACCTGTCCAAGCTGTCCAACATGAAGGCGTCCCTGATCACCAGGGCCGACGTGCGGGCGCTCCATGAGCGGATCGGGACCGAGCCCCAGGGGAAGAGCGGGAAGCCTTCCCCGGTAATGGCCAATCGGCTGCTGGCCACGATCCGGGCGGTCTACAACAAGGCGATCGACCACGAGAAGATCTCGGTGGCCAACCCTGCCGAGGGGATCGAGGCCTTCCACGAGAATGAGCGCGAGCGCCGCCTCTTGCCCGGGGAGATCAGCCGCTTCCTGGAGGCGGTCGCGGTCGAGGAAGATGCGGACTTCCGCGACTTCGTGCTCATGGCGCTGTTCACCGGCATCCGGCGATCGCAGGTCATGGGCATGCGCTGGGCCGACGTCGACATCGGTGGCCGGACCTGGACGCTCGGCACTACGAAGAACGGCCGCCCGCAGACCGTCCCGCTGGGCGACTACGAGATTGAGATCCTGTCCAGGCGCATGCAGTCGGTGGGGCACCAGCCCTGGGTCTTCCCGGGGCCGGGTAAGTCCGGCCACATCGAGGATCCGCGGGCCGGCTGGGACCGCATCCGGGCCCGGGCGGGGATGCCGGACCTGCGTCTGCACGACCTCCGGCGCACGCTCGGGTCGTTCATGGCCGATGCCGGGGTCCAGGAGAACGTCATCGGCCGCACGCTCAACCACCTCAGCCCCGGTGCCACCAAGATCTACACCCGCCTCGCGATCGACCCGGTCCGCCGGGGCAAGGAGGCCGGCGTGAGGGCGATGATGGAGGCGGCGAAGAACGGT from Candidatus Tanganyikabacteria bacterium includes:
- a CDS encoding recombinase family protein; translated protein: MKAFGYVRVSTVEQAAEGVSLEAQAAKIAAYCAINELDLVGVVTDGGASGKPSVPT
- a CDS encoding DUF559 domain-containing protein → MAFGTVVVEVDDPSHKEGTRPLRDIERDKVLTERGWFVRRLNHKFMKDEARVAQALGEIVGIVYFFGKYANDEPLDNWLHRYGAWVQNRLFVEERRTARGQNQAQAGGGGSAGP
- a CDS encoding site-specific integrase, whose translation is MRPMKEKMNFTKVAIAALPPAKPGKRAWYRDEKVRGLYLMVTDKGAKSFYGVRWIAGQNKTEQMKLGPFPDLTVEMARKAAEDCNTRIAKGENPAAEKRDLKADPTFGELFDWWLERHVKPRRGDRYLGELQRQRKGHLSKLSNMKASLITRADVRALHERIGTEPQGKSGKPSPVMANRLLATIRAVYNKAIDHEKISVANPAEGIEAFHENERERRLLPGEISRFLEAVAVEEDADFRDFVLMALFTGIRRSQVMGMRWADVDIGGRTWTLGTTKNGRPQTVPLGDYEIEILSRRMQSVGHQPWVFPGPGKSGHIEDPRAGWDRIRARAGMPDLRLHDLRRTLGSFMADAGVQENVIGRTLNHLSPGATKIYTRLAIDPVRRGKEAGVRAMMEAAKNGSASTPNLSPAE